One genomic window of Nakamurella panacisegetis includes the following:
- a CDS encoding terminase large subunit domain-containing protein, which produces MTNAAPLVLPGPDPSWAPALWTPSRSRWTDGDDVVDFSAALLKASRGFRAGEPLRMAAWQAWLLRSLMERDPLTGLLRFRRALIGLPRKNGKSLLGTALALQHLIFGPQGAQVYSAAGDRAQARIVFSEARQQVIDSPALSRLVKVYRDVLEVPSRGAIYRALSADAMRAHGLGPSLVVADELHGWPSSPSNHRGDELWEALVSGSGDRPESLVVGITTAGSNTDTLLGRLVEHGRRVAAGEIDDPSFGMWWWGVPDDADPTDPRNWARANPNLAEGLLDPADFRSAIASAGTAGFAGFQRFRLNQWIRTFGDDFISAPKWAAQLRLSGVVMGERVTAGFDGSVSGDATGIVVQSIETGVLAVHKLWEPDPDDPEWTVDRDEVNASIEELFAEYDVEMLWADPSFYESDVLEWSRAHRRRVLRIPPTNQRVIPLAQQFLTDLVSGTIGHNEPNGGALTRHVLNAVATEAGSFKKEKKHSPRKIDLLFCAVMANGARNAVLAKPRKKRSGGMLL; this is translated from the coding sequence GTGACGAACGCCGCGCCGCTGGTGCTGCCGGGGCCTGACCCGAGCTGGGCCCCGGCCCTCTGGACGCCGAGCCGGTCCCGCTGGACCGACGGCGACGATGTGGTCGACTTCTCGGCCGCGCTGCTGAAAGCCTCCCGCGGGTTCCGCGCGGGCGAGCCGCTCCGCATGGCCGCGTGGCAGGCTTGGTTGCTCCGATCTCTGATGGAACGCGACCCGCTGACCGGTCTCCTCCGGTTCCGTCGGGCCCTGATCGGTCTCCCCCGCAAGAACGGCAAGTCGCTACTTGGGACGGCGCTCGCCCTGCAACACCTGATCTTCGGACCGCAAGGCGCGCAGGTGTACTCGGCCGCCGGCGACCGGGCGCAAGCGCGAATCGTGTTCTCAGAAGCGCGGCAACAGGTCATCGACTCGCCCGCCCTCTCCCGGCTCGTCAAGGTGTACCGCGACGTCTTGGAGGTCCCGAGCCGTGGCGCCATTTACCGGGCCCTATCCGCCGACGCCATGCGCGCGCACGGGCTCGGGCCTTCCCTCGTCGTGGCCGATGAGTTGCACGGCTGGCCCTCTAGTCCATCCAATCACCGGGGAGATGAGCTGTGGGAAGCTCTGGTGTCAGGCTCGGGCGACCGCCCCGAGTCGCTCGTCGTCGGCATCACAACCGCAGGATCGAACACTGACACTCTCCTCGGCCGCCTGGTCGAGCATGGCCGGCGGGTAGCCGCCGGGGAGATTGACGACCCGTCGTTCGGCATGTGGTGGTGGGGAGTCCCCGACGACGCCGACCCGACGGATCCGCGCAACTGGGCACGGGCGAACCCGAATCTCGCCGAGGGTCTCCTCGACCCAGCCGACTTCCGCTCGGCGATCGCCTCGGCCGGAACCGCAGGGTTCGCGGGGTTCCAACGGTTCCGGCTGAACCAGTGGATCCGCACATTCGGCGACGACTTCATATCGGCGCCGAAGTGGGCCGCGCAACTGAGGCTCTCCGGAGTCGTCATGGGCGAACGCGTGACCGCCGGATTCGACGGTTCGGTTTCCGGCGATGCAACCGGGATCGTCGTGCAGTCGATCGAGACCGGCGTTCTCGCCGTTCACAAACTGTGGGAACCGGATCCGGACGACCCCGAGTGGACCGTCGACCGCGACGAAGTGAACGCGTCGATCGAGGAACTGTTCGCCGAATACGACGTCGAGATGCTCTGGGCCGACCCGTCTTTCTACGAGTCGGACGTTCTGGAATGGTCCCGCGCGCACCGCCGCCGGGTGCTCCGGATCCCACCGACGAATCAGCGGGTCATCCCGCTCGCGCAACAGTTCCTAACCGATCTGGTCTCGGGCACGATCGGGCACAACGAACCGAACGGGGGCGCGCTGACGCGTCACGTTCTGAACGCCGTTGCCACCGAGGCCGGTTCGTTCAAGAAAGAGAAGAAGCACTCGCCCCGCAAGATCGACCTTCTGTTCTGTGCCGTCATGGCGAACGGGGCCCGTAACGCCGTGCTCGCGAAACCTCGAAAGAAACGAAGCGGAGGAATGCTGCTGTGA
- a CDS encoding P27 family phage terminase small subunit: MGATPTGRPNGRPPKPTEQKRAAGNPGGRALPDAPGIGEGLDSLGLPPVAPVQLGDAGSALWSDVWGAGKSWLSPAADSPLVTMLCEAEDEIGTLRNWLGAEPDRRWYEMSNGASVTHPSVTQLRELRTQRTAWLSMLGFSPADRSRLGLAEVRVRDEMDELRRARDERRAAGAAGA, encoded by the coding sequence ATGGGTGCGACTCCAACCGGCCGGCCGAACGGTCGACCACCGAAGCCGACAGAGCAGAAGCGGGCCGCGGGTAACCCCGGCGGCCGGGCGCTGCCTGACGCGCCGGGGATCGGCGAGGGGCTCGACTCGCTCGGGCTCCCGCCGGTCGCCCCGGTCCAGCTCGGCGACGCTGGCTCGGCGCTCTGGTCCGACGTGTGGGGCGCTGGCAAGTCGTGGCTTTCGCCCGCCGCGGATTCGCCGCTTGTGACGATGTTGTGCGAGGCCGAGGACGAGATCGGCACGCTCCGAAACTGGCTCGGCGCCGAACCCGATCGCCGATGGTACGAGATGAGCAACGGCGCCAGCGTGACTCACCCGAGCGTGACGCAGCTCCGCGAGCTGAGAACGCAGCGCACGGCGTGGCTCTCAATGCTCGGGTTCAGTCCCGCTGATCGCTCCCGCCTCGGGCTCGCCGAGGTCCGGGTTCGCGATGAGATGGACGAATTGAGGCGCGCCCGTGACGAACGCCGCGCCGCTGGTGCTGCCGGGGCCTGA
- a CDS encoding DUF4145 domain-containing protein, translated as MSDQEVAPEAQPDGPSIDVEVPHPAVSAFTCPHCRTRSQQILLGPVRGSLGRTYNDNDIPNWLATKCFTCHNVALFHGPTLRFPAARVGPTPTQDMPANIKAIYEEAQEVAAVSPRSAAALLRVALETMVNELVSGSEKLFQKIGKLRALGVDQEIIDYMDLIRGFGNDGAHAGEVNLEDDPKTVADLFEILQIIVADAITRKKKKQALLGRFSQGWHQGREERDAAAQAKADQLGSKD; from the coding sequence ATGTCTGACCAAGAAGTCGCACCCGAAGCTCAACCCGACGGCCCGTCGATCGACGTCGAGGTGCCGCACCCGGCAGTAAGCGCGTTCACCTGTCCGCACTGCAGGACTCGTTCTCAGCAGATCCTGCTTGGCCCGGTCCGTGGCTCCCTTGGTCGGACCTACAATGACAACGACATACCCAACTGGTTAGCAACAAAATGCTTCACGTGTCATAACGTCGCCCTGTTCCATGGGCCAACGCTCAGATTTCCGGCAGCCCGAGTGGGCCCGACACCAACCCAAGACATGCCGGCGAACATCAAAGCAATCTACGAAGAGGCTCAAGAGGTTGCGGCGGTTTCGCCACGGAGCGCTGCCGCGCTACTTCGGGTTGCTCTGGAGACCATGGTGAATGAGTTGGTGTCGGGGAGCGAGAAACTCTTCCAGAAGATCGGCAAACTGCGCGCCCTCGGTGTGGACCAAGAGATCATTGACTACATGGACCTGATCCGCGGCTTCGGCAACGATGGAGCACACGCGGGTGAGGTCAATCTAGAGGACGATCCTAAGACGGTCGCAGATCTGTTCGAGATCCTTCAGATCATCGTAGCCGACGCTATCACTCGGAAGAAGAAGAAGCAGGCCCTTCTCGGCAGGTTCTCCCAAGGTTGGCACCAGGGCAGGGAAGAGCGCGACGCGGCAGCTCAGGCCAAGGCTGATCAGTTGGGTAGCAAGGACTGA